Proteins encoded together in one Rana temporaria chromosome 6, aRanTem1.1, whole genome shotgun sequence window:
- the CHST12 gene encoding carbohydrate sulfotransferase 12 has product MTKSRLFCLVVVLGSVFMILFIIVYWDNVGTANFNLHTSFSKSFPAHSGGEHTTTSPTTENEHASDIDRFLDGFLNFATTKDDFQSAKDEKETLKGPNSLEENVRGYDWSSKTKLEEAVQDQERIQQERKLIMHSSCGNSSFNYPTKNREFDDIPNKELDHLIVDDRHGVIYCYVPKVACTNWKRVMIVLSESLLDRKGVPYQDPLLIPREDVHNTSSHLTFNKFWRRYGKFSRHMMKIKLKKYTKFIFVRDPFVRLISAFRSKFELENEDFYRSFAIPILTRFSNRSSVPTNAGEAFSLGAKPSFSQFIQYLLDPRTEEQQPFNEHWRQIYRLCHPCQIDYDFIGTLETLDDDASQLLRQLNMDSLFQFPPSYRNRTASSWEEDWFSKIPLEWRQKLYKLYEPDFVLFGYPKPENLLNV; this is encoded by the coding sequence ATGACTAAATCACGCCTGTTTTgcttggtggtggtactgggttctGTTTTTATGATCCTTTTCATCATCGTTTACTGGGACAATGTTGGAACAGCCAATTTTAATCTTCACACTTCCTTCTCCAAATCCTTCCCTGCACACTCAGGTGGGGAGCATACAACAACCTCTCCAACCACAGAAAATGAACATGCCTCTGACATTGACAGGTTTTTGGATGGCTTTCTTAACTTTGCAACCACAAAGGATGATTTTCAAAGCGCAAAGGATGAAAAAGAGACCTTGAAAGGGCCAAATAGCTTGGAGGAAAATGTTAGGGGCTATGACTGGTCTTCTAAAACAAAACTTGAGGAGGCTGTGCAAGATCAGGAACGGATTCAGCAGGAGAGAAAATTAATTATGCACAGTTCATGTGGCAATTCGAGCTTCAATTACCCGACGAAGAATCGGGAGTTTGATGACATTCCCAACAAGGAATTGGATCACCTAATCGTGGATGATCGACATGGTGTTATTTATTGCTACGTTCCAAAAGTAGCCTGTACCAACTGGAAGCGGGTAATGATTGTCTTGAGTGAGAGTCTCTTGGATAGAAAGGGTGTTCCCTACCAAGACCCCCTATTGATTCCCCGGGAAGATGTCCACAATACCAGTAGTCATCTAACTTTTAACAAGTTCTGGCGACGGTATGGGAAGTTCTCTAGGCACATGATGaagatcaaattgaaaaaatacacCAAATTTATCTTTGTACGAGATCCTTTCGTTCGTCTTATCTCTGCCTTTCGCAGTAAGTTTGAGCTTGAAAATGAAGACTTCTACCGAAGTTTCGCTATACCCATCTTGACCCGTTTCTCCAACCGATCCAGTGTTCCCACTAATGCAGGAGAGGCCTTTTCCTTGGGAGCCAAACCATCTTTCTCTCAGTTTATTCAGTATCTTTTAGATCCCCGAACTGAAGAACAGCAGCCTTTCAACGAACACTGGCGCCAAATTTACCGCCTTTGTCATCCTTGCCAGATTGATTATGATTTCATAGGCACGTTGGAGACTCTTGATGACGATGCATCTCAACTTTTAAGGCAGTTAAACATGGACTCCCTCTTCCAGTTTCCTCCCAGTTATCGGAACAGAACTGCTAGTAGCTGGGAGGAGGACTGGTTCTCCAAAATCCCTCTTGAATGGAGACAAAAGCTCTACAAACTATATGAACCAGACTTTGTTCTTTTTGGATACCCTAAACCAGAAAACCTTCTAAATGTATAA